GAAACTTGAGCTTAAGATGGGGTATAGACTCCTCCACTTCAAAGGTCGACAGGAAAGGTCTTGCGAATATGGCATTATATGGGCTCTCAATTCGAACCACATAGAATTTCACCGGCTTCTCAAAAATATATGGCAATTTGCCCAGGAGGACAGGGAGCGTGATTGTTCCCTCAAACTGAATGGGATGTCCTCCAATGGCGTAAAAGGGGAGCCTCATTgcagggctctaactgttctACGGCCAAATTCATCTTGTAGTAGGTTTTGTGGAACAGTATGTTGGCCGAACTCCCGGTATCCACCATTACCTTCCATATTTTATTCTACCCAATGATAGGATTTATAAATAGAGGGTCCTCGTGTGGGAGAATGACATCCTCGTAGTCTTCAGTGCTGAAAGTCATGGGCATGTGGGGCTTCGCCTGACCGAACTGATAGATATTGTACACTTGTCGGGCGTATTTTTTCTTGGTTGTCTTGCTATCCTTGCCTAGGATATTACCCCTAGATATGGTTTTTACTTCGCCCCTTATCCTATCCCTTCGTTCTGGCTCCTCGGCCTCTGCCTCCTCCTCCTGATTCTCCTTTGGACCAAGTCTGTCTCTCAGATCTCGGACGAACTGATTAAGTTCGCCATCTTTGATCATATGCTCAATGAGCCTTTTGAGGAGATAGCACTCATCGGTATTATGCCCCTTGTCCTTGTGGTAGTCGCAGTATTTGTCGGGGTTCTTCTTATGGTTTGGGACCTTCATTTTTGTTGGACGAATGAATCCGGGATTGCCCTTGATTtcatggagaatcttggagatCGCCGCATTCAAAGGGGTGAACACGGCCGAATCTCTATCTCGTCGCCGTTCGGCCCCTCGATCCGTctcttttcttccttctttcctATCTTCCCTTCGGTCAGAGCCTGATCTTGAGCCTTCGTATTTGTTAGCTCGCTTTGATCGGTCATCCCTTCGAGAATCCTTATACCCCCCAATACTCTCCATTTTTCGGCGAATGTTCTCGCCCCGCACATATATATCATTCAGGGATCTAGGGGGAAAATCATAAAGATATGAACGAAGCTTTTTACCTTTATAGGGGTCCAGCCCCGCCGTCAAGAAGCCCATTTCTTTGACCTTGTCCAGGTTAGTAACCATTCCAGCTTCCTCCTTAAACAGAGCGAGATAATCCCCCAACTCCTCATTCGCCCTCTGTCTGCAGTGGACCAGGGCTTCCGTGTCCTTCGCCTTTCGGCACAAGTGAGAGTAGTACTTCAGAAACTTCCTTTTTAGTTGCTCGTAAGATCCAATAGACCTAGACTTAAGGGATTTGTACCACATCGAAGCTGACCCCTTCAGATAGGTCTTGAACATTTTGCACAGCATGATATCATTATGACCCATCCCGATCATTAGCAGCTATTACTTTTCGCAGTGGTCCTCAGGGTCTTCCTTCCCGCTGTTCAATTTCTTGGGTCACGACCGGCTCCCTATCGGCCCTCCTATCGCCGAACAAGGCCTTTTCTAGGCGAGTGAGCCTGAGGCGGGAGACGTCAGGCTCCTCGTCCGAGTCATATGAGAAGGGTTGTTTCGTTCTCTTCCTTCGAGGATGCGAATCAGAGTCAGACTCATCTTCTTCGTCATGTGCCCTTCGATCTCTTCTATCCTTATTCGTTCTTCCATGCTCGTCGGCCCACATTAGTTCACGTAGGGTCTTTTCTTGCAGTTCAATTTATTCCCTTTGAAGCTGCAGGGCCTTGAGTCGCAGCGCATCAGCCTCTCTCCGCTTGGCACAGGCTTCTGCATCCTTTTCTGTTTGGTCACTTTTGGCCTTGCTCTTCTCCGAGGCCTTTTCTGCCCGTATCTTTAGGAGCAAGACTTCCTTTTAGGAGTTAATATGATGACTCCATCTTCGTCCACTAGGGTGGATTGTTGTCCTTTATCAGTAAAACCAAGTGGCGGTGAATGCTCATGAATTATTTTTGTCATGCTCTCGTTATCTCAGCTTGTAACTCTCGTAGTTCccatagacggcgccaaatgttacgcCCAGATTCATTCAGACGGATGAACAGGCTTCGGCCTCAGTGAAGACTGCTTTGACTTAgacctgaaagtgaagagaatgcgagggtttgtacccccgattcacctccggtgtgagaataagaatctgGTTGTAAAGTGGGTAGAAAATACAATAAAATCAGAGTGTTTCTGAGAGAATATGACTATGTTTTGTCTTGCTTTTCAAGGGGTTTTATACCCAATTTTGTCATGAATGCTCATTTGTTACTCATCATTAAGGAAGGAGTGAAAAGGGGGAGTTATGTCCCTTCTGTATTCCAACGTTCGGGGAGAAAGATGGGCCTCGGCTTGAGGTTCTCCGTGGGCCTTCGGCTTATGGGCCTGGTGGACCTTCGTCCCTGTTATGCCACATTTTGGCATGACAAATACTTTTTAATAATTCCGTAatttgttaattattaattacGGCTAATAATTAATTGCTTAAGCCCCAAGTTATCCTCTCTCCGAAACGAGGAAAGAATCAATCTCAATAAATCAATAACGGAAAATATCTCTCAACGATATTCTTCAAATCAGGAAGATATCACAACGCTCAGATTAAATCAGATAAAATCGGTAATTACCACATTAACAAAACTTATCCCTAAAGTCTCTTAGGGATAAGCCCAAATTTCACAGAACTGCGTAGGCTTGATCCAATATAAATTGGTACGCAGGCATCTTGGCAAAGGGATCCGATACAACGAGACAAATCGAGACACCTCCCAAGTCCAGCCCCTCTTTTTCATAAACCCTAATCTCACAACTACACACAAATTGCTCTAATATTCCAGCAACCCTCCGATTTCGTGTTGTTACGAAATTCCTCCAAcaacatttggcgctagaaggagggctTTATTATTCAAGGAGGACGAATAATATTACAAAACTCGTGGGTTTATGGTTCATCCATATAATGGGGGATCGATAGTCAATTACCGATGGTGAAAAAAAAAGGGGCTCGTGGCAGATATATCCTATATGGATGTACAATAACACACAATTCAGCGGAGTCCAGGCGGTGCAACATGGTGCAGCAAAGGCAGTCTCATGATGAATAACAAGACCCAGCGGCGGCATGCAAACTTggcaaaaaaaaaataatatttaacatGGAGTGACCCGTGGCATTTAAGAAAACCCAACGATCAGGCGTTTGTAGTCACACGCGGACGGACTTGTTAAGGTAATATACACGCGCGGACAAGGAGAAATAAAAAAAAAGGGAAGCAACCATGGAGTAAAAAGAATGACGAATGAACATGTCATGTTGAGATTGCGGGGCCAGCAGGAAAAAGAAAAGGACAAAAAACTTGAGGAACACTAAAACGCACCATAGAAAAATGGTGACACTCGGAAATTCACAGCCTGTTAGAAGCGGAAAATAAAGATAAGATTTTTCTTCTCCTGATTTATTTCTGCAAATTTATTATTACGTGATGAATGCATAGATATTATGTTTTTCTTCTAATTTTTTATAAGAAAAATATTTAGTGATAAAATTCGTGCGAGTCACATATTTTTATGATTGTAAAATTATTGCGTCATCTTAATTTTGGACGACACACATATTTTGGGAAAAAATCGTACGAGATATTTATTTGAGAGAATTGTGGATTTTTAGAAGATCGTACGAGCTGCATCTTTTGGaaacataaattatatatgcGAGATGCATAATTTTGGGAAAATATTTAAGAAAGAGCATTATTTTTGGGAAAAATAAATATCGTGACAATTTTAAATTGGCATATTTATTATGTTTGAATTGCGTTTAAAATATTTTGCATATACTGTCGCGATAATACATATATGTcgaaaaatattttcaaacttgtGAATGGGAATTGCTATGTTTGGTAGCTGAGACAACCACTTGGAATGATATACACTACCGATTGTGAACTTGTATTGTTGACACCTTGCGCCTAGATAGGCAGAAAGATTACAAACGGAAAGATTGAAGGTACGAGCTCACCTTATCTCAAGTATGGAAAGAGATTCAAGGTGCGAGCTCACCTTATCTTAAGTACAGAAAGAGATTGAAGGTCGGGAGTTCCGCCTTATCTTTTGCTGAAGGCATGTTTGTTGATCTTGTTACATTCATATAATACTAGCAGTTCACCTCAATAATACAATTTTACAATCGACTGTTATATCTATCTTGAAGTGTGTACGTCAAGGTCCAACTTAACATCATTGTTCGCAATGGATTTATAAATTTGTGCTCGCACAACCACAAACAAGGGAAATATGTATCTTTTTCGGATCTTGCATGGTCTCGCACGTGCATTCGCATAATTATTTTGAGCACGAAGGTGCTCTATGTTATTTACTAAACTCCGATTTTTAGTTGTTTCAGCGATTGAAGAATATTTAGTTCTCCACTGCAGCAAGCTACACTGAAGAactggggggtagttgttatgccacGTTTTGGCATGACAAATACTTTTTAATAATTCCGTAatttgttaattattaattacGGCTAATAATTAATTGCTTAAGCCCCAAGTTATCCTCTCTCCGAAACGAGGAAAGAATCAATCTCAATAAATCAATAACGGAAAATATCTCTCAACGATATTCTTCAAATCAGGAAGATATCACAACGCTCAGATTAAATCAGATAAAATCGGTAATTACCACATTAACGAAACTTATCCCTAAAGTCTCTTAGGGATAAGCCCAAATTTCACAGAACTGTGTAGGCTTGATCCAATATAAATTGGTACGCAGGCATCTTGGCAAAGGGATCCGATACAACGAGACAAATCGAGACACCTCCCAAGTCCAGCCCCTCTTTTTCATAAACCCTAATCTCACAACTACACACAAATTGCTCTAATATTCCAGCAACCCTCCGATTTCGTGTTGTTACGAAATTCCTCCAACAACAGTCCCAATAGCTCAATCATCCAATGGGCCTTCGTTTAGTGGGCCTTATTGGGCTCATAGCCAATAGTTTCCAAACAGGAAACAAGAGCGATAAATAATCATTTAACCCATTTAAGGTGAAATATAGTACCCCCAAACATGCACTACATATCATGCAGATTGACACAAAAAGATTGCAATATTGGCATGTGAAACGAATATAACGTGGCTGATGTGATGGGCCAAAGAAAAGAGCAGTGCTATGTACATAATTTTGTAcaaaatatttgaatataatgACATGACATTTGATGTGGGTATTTTAATTGGTTTTGTTGATCTAAATATCGGGAGTCATTTCAATTAAAATATAACACATGACGTGTACAAAATTTTGTATATCATTCTGTACACCAAGCATTTTCCTACGAAAAAGAAAAAATTACAAATCAGGGATTTTATTGGCTCGTTTACTTCGAAACAAGATTAATATTTTCGAGTTTAGGTTTGTCGATGGATCAAAGGTCAGGTTCGACCGACCCGATCTGACCCAAGTCTTAATAGGTGGATATGTATTGTATAAAAATAAAACTGATCCAATAATAATCCGATTTATTAAAAAGTGAATATGGATTTTCACTCATTCAATCCAATAAAAATCAAATCCAAATTactaaaattatatatttataatataattatatatatatatatatgaaaaaaaatctAACTATAAGAAATTAATATTATTTACTTTTATATGTATTAATAATCTTATTTTTAAAGTTATTTTATTGTATTTTCATACAAACTATTGTTTTATTATATGTCATCATATTCTAATGAGTGAATTATGTgtattgaaaattattttcattCATAACATTTTACTCGCAATTCATACAATTTTTCAATTGTAATTTATGAAATTgacatataaaattaattttcatatttttctcaaattatattattatattcttattatttatttgatatttattttaaactCACAAATTTTCACagattttcaaatatttttatttttcctAAAATCTATGGGTATAATATAGCTTTTTGTGGTTAGATTTATTCTATTAGTGAATCGtgttaaattattattatttatcttAAAAAATTTAAATGGTTCAAGAGCTACAATCCGATGATCCGAAATTCTAATGAATTTATATATGAATTATGTTATTAAAAATTCGAAAGCGATCCGATCTGAATCCGATCCAACATATTTAATTGGATATGGATATGGATTTAGTCAAATTCGATCCCAATCCGACATGTTGACAAGCCTAGTCGAGTTCATCCTGATTCTATCATAACTCAACTCATTTGTAATGTATTAGTCgtaattttcaaaataaaataaaattaatattgtCATTTTGGTTATTAGCGGAAATAAACAAAAAATGGGAGTTAACGGGTATAAACATAATTTTAAATGTTATATAAAAACATTTGATCCAGTTACGATTTGTGAGATTAGAAATAATAATAGTTATAACTAGAGGTTGGCCCGATATGACTTGCGAGATCATGTATAATAATAAGGTTATTGCTAGGTACTTCGGGAAGAAAGGTTGAAAAGTGTGACGCTCTACCTATTCGGAATCCAGATCGGAGGGTCACAACTCAATAATattattatacatataatatGAAGATATTAATAAAATAAGATAAGAATCCCTTACACTAATCCGTATTTTTAACAGGAAATGGTATGAAACAAGCATATATCTATAAATTAGACAAACTAAATTATTGCATTAGCTCTCTACCAAATTATCCGCATAATTCCGTTGATAACTCTTTTTCTAGCGCTCTCTTACGTCTTTCCATCTTTATGCTTAACTGTGATGGCTAGAAAAATAACGGAATGAGCTACAAGAGTTCCGCAAATAACCATTcaacataataaaattaaaagGTTTCTAATTGTAAACCAGGTTACAAAGATCTTAAGAAAAACCTCAAATTATGATTCTTTCCATAAAAATCGTTCTCTTATAAATCATTAACTCATAAAAACTCCTCTTTTCTCGAAACTTTCATAAAATCTTTacttattaaatcattttctttcaAAACACTTTTTTCATTAAACTTACTTTCATTCACAAAAATAATGCCAATTTCAAAACAGTTTGATCATCCCGATATTTCTTTATATAAAATATCAAACAGTTCTTTCATTTCAAATTCACTTTCATTTGCAGCAATAATCacatttttcaaaaataatcCAATCATTTAGACATTTCTTTACATAATACATTTATTTTATTGGAGTGTATAATGCTCTGGATTGCACAAGTGATCAGCCACATACAATCCCCATACCGTACTTTACAACCCCTTTGGACGTGAATTGGGTACTCATAAGGCCATATATTTAGCCTTTTAAATGTCAGCCCTCACTGGTCTTCATAATGTGTCATCTCTCACTGGTCTCCATAATCACATA
This genomic interval from Apium graveolens cultivar Ventura chromosome 8, ASM990537v1, whole genome shotgun sequence contains the following:
- the LOC141680494 gene encoding uncharacterized protein LOC141680494, translated to MGHNDIMLCKMFKTYLKGSASMWYKSLKSRSIGSYEQLKRKFLKYYSHLCRKAKDTEALVHCRQRANEELGDYLALFKEEAGMVTNLDKVKEMGFLTAGLDPYKGKKLRSYLYDFPPRSLNDIYVRGENIRRKMESIGGYKDSRRDDRSKRANKYEGSRSGSDRREDRKEGRKETDRGAERRRDRDSAVFTPLNAAISKILHEIKGNPGFIRPTKMKVPNHKKNPDKYCDYHKDKGHNTDECYLLKRLIEHMIKDGELNQFVRDLRDRLGPKENQEEEAEAEEPERRDRIRGEVKTISRGNILGKDSKTTKKKYARQVYNIYQFGQAKPHMPMTFSTEDYEDVILPHEDPLFINPIIG